The Haloplanus sp. CK5-1 genome contains a region encoding:
- the mvaD gene encoding phosphomevalonate decarboxylase MvaD, translating to MKATATAHPIEGLVKYHGMRDPDLRLPYHDSISVCTAPSRTITTVEFGGDEDVYVVDGDRVDGRGAERIDAVVDHVRDRAGIETGVRLESENSFQSNVGFGSSSSGFAAAATALCAAADLDLSLPEISTVARRGSASAARAVTGAFSHLRAGLNDADCRSERIETDLEDDLRIVAGLVPSYKETEQAHEEAADSHMFQARMAHIHGQIAEMRDALRVADFDRVFELAEHDSLSLAATTMTGPAGWVYWQPRTIAIFNAVRALRDEGVPVFFSTDTGASVYVNTLEEHVDRVESAVADCGVETRVWEVGGPAEVRPESDALF from the coding sequence ATGAAGGCGACCGCGACGGCCCACCCGATCGAAGGGCTGGTGAAGTACCACGGGATGCGCGATCCCGACCTCCGACTGCCGTACCACGACAGCATCAGCGTCTGCACCGCGCCGAGTCGGACGATCACCACCGTCGAGTTCGGCGGCGACGAGGACGTCTACGTCGTCGACGGCGACCGTGTCGACGGCCGCGGAGCGGAGCGAATCGACGCCGTCGTCGACCACGTCCGCGATCGGGCTGGGATCGAGACCGGCGTCCGCTTGGAGAGCGAGAACTCCTTCCAGTCGAACGTCGGCTTCGGCTCCTCCTCGTCGGGCTTCGCGGCCGCCGCGACCGCGCTGTGTGCCGCGGCCGACCTCGACCTCTCCCTCCCCGAGATATCGACCGTCGCACGGCGTGGCTCCGCCTCCGCGGCGCGAGCCGTCACGGGCGCGTTCTCGCACCTGCGGGCCGGCCTCAACGACGCCGACTGCCGGTCCGAGCGGATCGAGACCGACCTCGAGGACGACCTGCGGATCGTCGCCGGCCTCGTCCCGTCGTACAAGGAGACCGAACAGGCCCACGAGGAGGCCGCGGACAGCCACATGTTTCAGGCGCGGATGGCCCACATCCACGGCCAGATCGCGGAGATGCGCGACGCCCTCCGCGTCGCCGACTTCGATCGGGTCTTCGAACTCGCGGAACACGACTCCCTCTCGCTCGCGGCCACGACGATGACCGGTCCGGCGGGGTGGGTGTACTGGCAGCCCCGAACCATCGCCATCTTCAACGCCGTGCGCGCCCTCCGCGACGAGGGTGTTCCCGTCTTCTTCTCGACGGATACGGGTGCGAGCGTCTACGTCAACACACTCGAAGAGCACGTCGACCGAGTCGAGTCCGCGGTCGCTGACTGCGGCGTCGAGACGCGAGTCTGGGAGGTCGGCGGCCCGGCCGAGGTGCGCCCCGAGTCCGACGCGCTGTTCTAG
- a CDS encoding MBL fold metallo-hydrolase — translation MSHELGESDWGDWLPAAVADADPDTVALWYLGCNGFVIKGSGGTTLFVDPYCGTGDPPRTVRMIPVPFDPSDVEDADAVLATHEHSDHVHGPTQAPILASTGADYYAPDASMAVVEREAWTDEWGVVADQFTTVAEGDRFEVGEFTVHVVPVNDPDADHPVGYVIDHPDGTVFHGGDTRHADSFSDLAARFDIDLGVLAFGSAGRIPDKETGDPTRTQWYADENGVIRAAEALELDRLLPSHWDVWKGLTADPTVLHHHARSFDAPERLDIVEIGDRVDL, via the coding sequence ATGTCACACGAACTCGGCGAGAGCGACTGGGGCGACTGGCTCCCGGCGGCCGTCGCGGACGCCGACCCCGACACCGTCGCGCTCTGGTATCTGGGCTGTAACGGATTCGTCATCAAGGGGAGTGGCGGAACGACGCTGTTCGTCGATCCCTACTGCGGCACGGGCGATCCGCCACGGACGGTGCGGATGATCCCCGTCCCGTTCGATCCGAGCGACGTCGAGGACGCGGATGCGGTCCTCGCGACCCACGAACACTCGGATCACGTCCACGGGCCGACGCAGGCTCCCATCCTCGCCTCGACCGGCGCGGACTACTACGCCCCCGACGCCAGCATGGCGGTCGTCGAACGGGAGGCGTGGACCGACGAGTGGGGTGTCGTCGCCGACCAGTTCACGACCGTCGCCGAGGGCGACCGGTTCGAAGTGGGGGAGTTCACGGTCCACGTCGTCCCGGTGAACGACCCCGACGCGGACCATCCTGTCGGCTACGTGATCGACCACCCCGACGGCACCGTGTTCCACGGCGGCGACACCCGGCACGCCGACTCCTTCTCCGACCTCGCCGCCCGGTTCGACATCGACCTCGGCGTCTTGGCCTTCGGCTCCGCCGGCCGCATTCCCGACAAGGAGACGGGCGATCCGACCCGGACGCAGTGGTACGCCGACGAGAACGGCGTGATCCGCGCGGCCGAGGCGCTCGAACTCGACCGCTTGCTACCCAGCCACTGGGACGTGTGGAAGGGACTCACCGCCGACCCGACCGTCCTCCACCACCACGCCCGGAGCTTCGACGCCCCCGAGCGACTGGATATCGTCGAGATCGGCGACCGGGTCGACCTGTAA
- a CDS encoding transcription initiation factor IIB, with protein MSQQPRTLREAGGEQHTTTENREEAGGVDHACPECDATLVTDESHGETVCEACGLVVEADEIDHGPEWRAFDSSERAEKSRVGAPTTKLLHDDGLSSVIDWQDRDAKGRTIDGSKRRKLQRLRTWDERFRSKNAQERNLKQALGEIDRMSSALGLPENVRETASVVYRKALEDDLLRGRSIEAMATASLYAAARQASIPRSLDEFEPVSRVERKEFSRAYRYIVRELGLAIEPANPLEYLPRFASDLDLDGETKSRARSLLEEGMENGVHSGKSPVGLAAAALYAASILEGEKVTQKEVCSVSDVSEVTVRNRYTELLEAGTDPDAARSAA; from the coding sequence ATGAGCCAGCAGCCCCGAACCCTCCGAGAGGCCGGTGGGGAACAGCACACGACGACCGAGAACCGGGAGGAAGCCGGAGGTGTCGACCACGCCTGTCCGGAGTGCGACGCCACACTGGTCACGGACGAGTCACACGGCGAGACCGTGTGTGAGGCGTGTGGCCTCGTCGTCGAGGCCGACGAGATCGACCACGGTCCCGAGTGGCGTGCCTTCGACTCCAGCGAGCGCGCGGAGAAGAGCCGCGTCGGCGCGCCGACGACGAAACTCCTGCACGACGACGGGTTGTCGTCGGTCATCGACTGGCAGGACCGCGACGCCAAGGGGCGGACCATCGACGGGAGCAAGCGCCGCAAACTCCAGCGACTCCGGACGTGGGACGAGCGGTTCCGCTCGAAGAACGCACAAGAGCGCAACCTGAAGCAGGCCCTCGGCGAAATCGATCGGATGTCGTCGGCGCTTGGGCTCCCCGAGAACGTCCGCGAGACGGCGAGCGTCGTCTACCGGAAGGCCCTGGAGGACGACCTCCTGCGCGGCCGATCGATCGAGGCGATGGCGACCGCGTCGCTGTACGCCGCCGCCAGACAGGCCTCGATCCCACGAAGCCTCGACGAGTTCGAACCCGTCAGCCGGGTCGAGCGCAAGGAGTTCTCGCGGGCCTACCGCTACATCGTCCGCGAACTCGGGTTGGCGATCGAACCCGCCAACCCGCTGGAGTACCTGCCGCGCTTCGCCTCCGACCTCGACCTCGACGGGGAGACGAAATCCCGCGCGCGGTCGCTCCTCGAGGAGGGGATGGAGAACGGCGTCCACAGCGGTAAGAGTCCAGTCGGACTCGCGGCGGCGGCGCTCTACGCGGCCTCGATCCTCGAAGGCGAGAAGGTAACCCAGAAAGAAGTGTGCTCGGTGAGCGACGTCTCCGAGGTTACCGTCCGTAACCGGTACACCGAGTTGCTCGAGGCCGGCACCGACCCCGACGCGGCGCGAAGCGCCGCCTAG
- a CDS encoding FAD-dependent oxidoreductase — translation MPGNYDLVIVGGGISGASLLYTTAKFTDIESIALIEKESEVAAINSHHTNNSQTLHFGDIETNYTLDKAEEVKEGAELLAGYLEHHDPEREMHAKRSKMVLGVGEEEVSELEHRYDDEGFGDLFPKLRPIDREEIADLEPAVVEGRDPETELLALQTPDGYVVDYGETTKSFVERAAEEASVDVYTGTEVTDVTPTVDGYTLATSDGRFDCDAAVVAAGSHSLQIAKDLGYGEDKVLLPVAGSFFLADDLLNGKVYTLQMKKLPFAAVHGDADVHDPSVTRFGPTAKLVPELERGRVSTVTDFLDVFGLNAAAALSYANVLSDRVLLPYVLRNLVYDLPEVGARQFLPHVRKVVPNVGIDDIERAKGYGGIRPQIVDTSERSLDMGEAKIVGDDIIFNVTPSPGASTCLKNAMRDTRTILDFLGGEYEFHEAAFRADTIDHFPREGSIDGSAAATADEAPATDD, via the coding sequence ATGCCAGGAAACTACGATCTAGTAATCGTCGGCGGCGGGATCAGCGGCGCGTCGCTACTGTACACGACCGCGAAGTTCACCGACATCGAGTCCATAGCGTTGATCGAGAAGGAGTCGGAGGTCGCCGCGATCAACTCCCACCACACGAACAACTCTCAGACGCTCCACTTCGGGGACATCGAGACCAACTACACGCTCGACAAGGCCGAGGAGGTCAAGGAAGGCGCGGAGCTCCTCGCCGGCTATCTGGAACACCACGACCCCGAACGCGAGATGCACGCCAAGCGGAGCAAGATGGTCCTCGGCGTCGGCGAGGAGGAGGTGTCCGAACTGGAACACCGGTACGACGACGAGGGCTTCGGGGATCTGTTCCCCAAACTGCGACCGATCGATCGCGAGGAGATCGCGGACCTCGAACCCGCGGTCGTCGAGGGGCGCGATCCCGAGACCGAACTGCTCGCGCTCCAGACGCCGGACGGTTACGTCGTCGACTACGGCGAGACGACGAAGTCGTTCGTCGAGCGCGCAGCCGAGGAAGCGAGCGTGGACGTCTACACCGGGACGGAAGTCACCGACGTCACTCCCACGGTCGACGGCTACACGCTCGCGACGAGCGACGGCCGCTTCGACTGCGACGCGGCGGTCGTCGCCGCGGGGTCACACAGCCTCCAGATCGCGAAGGACCTCGGATACGGGGAGGACAAGGTGTTGCTCCCCGTCGCCGGGAGCTTCTTCCTCGCAGACGATCTGTTGAACGGGAAGGTGTACACACTCCAGATGAAGAAGCTCCCCTTCGCCGCCGTCCACGGCGACGCGGACGTCCACGACCCGAGCGTCACGCGGTTCGGCCCGACGGCGAAACTCGTCCCGGAACTGGAGCGCGGTCGCGTCTCGACGGTGACGGACTTCCTCGACGTGTTCGGGCTGAACGCGGCGGCGGCACTCAGCTACGCGAACGTCCTCTCGGATCGGGTCCTCCTCCCCTACGTCCTCCGAAATCTCGTCTACGACCTCCCCGAGGTCGGGGCGCGGCAGTTCCTCCCGCACGTCCGGAAAGTGGTCCCGAACGTCGGGATCGACGACATCGAACGCGCGAAGGGGTACGGGGGAATCCGCCCACAGATCGTCGACACGTCGGAGCGCTCCCTCGACATGGGCGAGGCGAAGATCGTCGGTGACGACATCATCTTCAACGTTACGCCGTCGCCCGGGGCGTCGACGTGTCTCAAGAACGCCATGCGGGACACGCGGACGATCCTCGACTTCCTCGGCGGGGAGTACGAGTTCCACGAGGCGGCGTTCCGCGCCGACACCATCGACCACTTTCCCCGCGAGGGCTCCATCGACGGCTCCGCCGCGGCCACCGCGGACGAGGCCCCCGCCACGGACGACTGA
- a CDS encoding TrmB family transcriptional regulator, translating into MTQDTTPTDAGIDSLVEEAVDTLRTFELTEYEAKSFVALMRLREGTAKEVSDVADVPRARIYDSMDTLQDRGLVSVQESKPRRFRAVSPREAVDLVERECQDRLDRLGTVLPRLGSPDRSTSAGDVWTMEGEAAVAERIATLVGTAGEEVLLAVGVETLLADDVVDALADAAGRGVDVVAGSPGEPIRDRLADAVDGVDVVETWTWWESFPIETGAVTSVLMVDGDALLVSADGATDLPGVRKHRAIWTDSADAPVVGLMRPLIATAIRGPSD; encoded by the coding sequence GTGACCCAGGATACAACACCGACCGACGCCGGGATCGATTCGCTCGTCGAGGAGGCGGTCGACACGCTCCGGACGTTCGAACTCACCGAGTACGAGGCGAAGAGTTTCGTCGCCCTGATGCGCCTCCGCGAGGGGACGGCCAAGGAAGTGAGCGACGTGGCCGACGTGCCACGCGCGCGCATCTACGATAGCATGGACACGCTCCAGGATCGGGGACTCGTGAGCGTTCAGGAGTCGAAGCCACGCCGCTTCCGGGCGGTCTCGCCGCGCGAGGCGGTCGACCTCGTCGAGCGCGAGTGCCAGGACCGCCTCGACCGCCTCGGCACTGTCCTCCCACGCCTGGGCTCGCCCGACCGGTCGACGAGCGCGGGCGACGTCTGGACGATGGAGGGCGAGGCCGCCGTCGCCGAACGGATCGCGACCCTCGTCGGCACCGCCGGGGAGGAGGTGTTGCTAGCGGTCGGCGTCGAGACCCTCCTCGCCGACGACGTCGTCGACGCACTCGCCGACGCCGCCGGCCGCGGCGTCGACGTCGTGGCCGGATCGCCCGGCGAGCCGATCCGTGACCGTCTCGCCGACGCCGTCGACGGCGTCGACGTGGTCGAGACGTGGACTTGGTGGGAGTCGTTCCCCATCGAGACCGGCGCGGTCACGAGCGTCCTCATGGTCGACGGCGACGCGTTGCTCGTCAGCGCCGACGGCGCGACGGACCTCCCTGGCGTCCGCAAGCACCGCGCCATCTGGACCGACAGCGCCGACGCCCCCGTCGTCGGCCTGATGCGGCCGTTGATCGCGACGGCGATCCGCGGCCCGAGCGACTAA
- the panB gene encoding 3-methyl-2-oxobutanoate hydroxymethyltransferase yields MPTVQEIQRASAAGEPLTMLTAYEAPTAGIVDAAGVDVILVGDSMGNAVLGYDSTLPVTVEEVASHTGAVARATEEALVVADMPFLSYGTSERDGIENAGRLVKEAGANAVKLESGPHTIDLTERLVELGVPVMAHLGLTPQRRNQMGYTRQGTTEAAAEEILDLARRHEAAGAFSLVLEHVPDDLAAEVTDTLDIPVIGIGAGPDTDGQVLVVTDVIGLSESAPPFAEQFGDVREEMEEAVAAYRRAVEDGTFPGESG; encoded by the coding sequence ATGCCAACGGTTCAGGAGATCCAGCGGGCGTCGGCGGCCGGCGAACCGCTCACGATGCTGACGGCCTACGAGGCGCCGACGGCGGGGATCGTCGACGCGGCGGGGGTCGACGTGATCCTCGTCGGCGACAGTATGGGCAACGCCGTGTTGGGCTACGATTCGACGCTTCCCGTGACCGTAGAGGAGGTGGCCAGTCACACGGGCGCGGTCGCCAGGGCGACCGAAGAGGCTCTCGTCGTCGCCGACATGCCCTTCTTGAGTTACGGGACGAGCGAACGCGACGGGATCGAGAACGCCGGACGTCTGGTCAAGGAGGCGGGTGCCAACGCGGTCAAACTCGAGTCCGGCCCGCACACGATAGATCTGACCGAGCGGCTGGTCGAACTCGGCGTTCCGGTGATGGCACACCTCGGGTTGACGCCCCAGCGACGCAACCAGATGGGGTACACACGGCAGGGGACGACCGAGGCGGCCGCCGAGGAGATCCTCGACCTGGCGCGTCGCCACGAGGCGGCGGGCGCATTCTCGCTGGTGCTCGAACACGTCCCGGACGACCTGGCCGCCGAGGTGACCGACACTCTCGACATCCCCGTCATCGGTATCGGTGCCGGGCCGGATACGGACGGCCAGGTGCTCGTGGTGACGGACGTGATCGGGCTCTCGGAGTCCGCACCACCCTTCGCCGAGCAGTTCGGCGACGTGCGCGAGGAGATGGAGGAAGCGGTGGCGGCGTACAGACGGGCGGTCGAGGACGGCACCTTTCCCGGAGAGTCGGGTTAG
- a CDS encoding ketopantoate reductase family protein, giving the protein MDVLVFGAGSLGSLVGGLLARNHDVTLVGRDPHVEAVRTDGLRVSGVETFETRPAATTDGTGANADLAVVTVKAYDTAAAARALATGDVGAVCSLQNGMGNEDVLADHLDAPVLAGATTLGARSSDPGHVEWLGRGRVTVGPWRPADDAATAERVVEAFAAAGLDADATTDARGLLWEKLAINAAINPVTALARVENGAVAEPPLSGLAKSAAAEVARVASADGASLSAGDAREAVETVARATARNRSSMHGDVARGRRTEIDAINGYVVDRAGNLDCSVPVNRGLAALVRGWEVGAGVRDGE; this is encoded by the coding sequence ATGGACGTACTCGTCTTCGGCGCGGGTAGCCTCGGGAGCCTCGTCGGGGGACTGCTCGCGAGGAACCACGACGTGACCCTCGTGGGTCGTGATCCACACGTCGAGGCGGTGCGGACCGACGGCCTCCGAGTGTCCGGGGTCGAGACGTTCGAGACGCGACCGGCGGCGACGACGGACGGAACCGGTGCGAACGCCGACCTCGCGGTGGTGACGGTGAAGGCGTACGACACGGCGGCCGCCGCCCGCGCCCTGGCGACCGGCGACGTGGGGGCCGTCTGCTCGCTCCAGAACGGGATGGGCAACGAGGACGTTCTCGCCGACCACCTCGACGCGCCCGTCCTGGCCGGCGCGACGACCCTCGGGGCACGATCGAGCGACCCCGGACACGTCGAGTGGCTCGGCCGCGGAAGGGTGACCGTCGGCCCGTGGCGACCGGCCGACGACGCCGCGACCGCCGAACGGGTCGTCGAGGCGTTCGCAGCGGCGGGTCTCGACGCTGACGCGACGACGGACGCCCGCGGACTGCTCTGGGAGAAACTGGCGATCAACGCCGCGATCAACCCCGTGACCGCCCTCGCCCGCGTCGAGAACGGGGCGGTCGCCGAGCCACCGCTGTCCGGCCTCGCGAAGTCGGCCGCCGCCGAGGTCGCACGGGTCGCCAGTGCCGACGGCGCGTCGCTGTCGGCCGGGGACGCACGAGAGGCCGTCGAGACGGTCGCCCGAGCGACGGCGCGGAACCGATCGTCGATGCACGGCGACGTGGCCCGCGGCCGCCGAACGGAAATCGACGCCATCAACGGCTACGTGGTCGACCGCGCGGGCAATCTCGACTGTTCGGTCCCGGTCAACCGGGGGCTCGCCGCCCTGGTCCGCGGCTGGGAAGTCGGGGCGGGGGTCCGAGACGGGGAGTGA
- a CDS encoding HalOD1 output domain-containing protein: MATTEEQSTPPASAVRHRETIDWSRREPVSSAVLTSVQSVDGRSPQELDPLAHYVDPDALEALFAGSDGESTSRHFSFEYDEYIVHVDGAGHVSIC, from the coding sequence ATGGCGACAACTGAAGAGCAGTCGACGCCCCCCGCGTCGGCGGTGCGACACCGTGAGACCATCGACTGGTCACGGAGGGAACCGGTGAGTTCGGCCGTCCTGACGTCGGTCCAGTCGGTCGACGGTCGATCACCGCAGGAACTCGACCCGCTCGCACACTACGTCGACCCCGACGCTCTCGAGGCACTCTTCGCCGGAAGCGACGGTGAGTCGACGTCTCGCCACTTCTCCTTCGAGTACGACGAGTACATCGTCCACGTCGACGGCGCTGGACACGTCTCGATCTGCTGA
- a CDS encoding TetR/AcrR family transcriptional regulator encodes MAFDSPFGDDTADETRTVIMRATYEALTKHGYENLTIQRIGEEFPKSKSLIYQHYDGKDAVLVELLEFLLDHLESQMAQPPTTDAHASLRTVLDFVLATDLDAERSELTNVMVELRGQAPHNEVFRTYFTENDRGFRRDLAGIVERGIEEGAYRPVDPEAVAEFVLTVMSGGTVRRATTDDAADIAAVRRELDAYLRGRVLADGVEP; translated from the coding sequence GTGGCGTTCGACAGCCCCTTCGGAGACGACACCGCCGACGAGACCCGAACGGTGATCATGCGGGCGACCTACGAGGCACTGACCAAGCACGGCTACGAGAACCTGACGATCCAGCGGATCGGGGAGGAGTTCCCCAAGAGCAAGTCGCTCATCTACCAGCACTACGACGGCAAGGACGCGGTGCTAGTGGAGTTACTGGAGTTCCTGCTCGACCACCTCGAATCCCAGATGGCACAGCCACCCACGACGGACGCTCACGCCAGCCTCCGGACCGTCCTCGATTTCGTCCTCGCGACGGACCTCGACGCCGAACGGTCCGAACTGACGAACGTGATGGTGGAACTGCGAGGACAGGCACCGCACAACGAGGTGTTTCGAACCTACTTCACGGAGAACGACCGGGGGTTCCGACGCGACCTCGCGGGAATCGTCGAGCGCGGCATCGAGGAGGGGGCGTACAGACCGGTCGATCCCGAAGCGGTCGCCGAGTTCGTGCTGACGGTGATGAGCGGAGGGACGGTCCGGCGCGCGACCACGGACGACGCGGCGGACATCGCGGCCGTCCGGCGGGAACTCGACGCGTATCTCAGGGGGCGGGTGCTGGCCGACGGCGTCGAACCGTAG
- a CDS encoding sialidase yields MSSPYRTTFLVALVVVSAVAATGIAAGQSSSGTVIGRPNLDLYTSTSEVEPGTETELDLVLSNDGRLSRGGPSEYETRVTTARATSIEVEDGNTPFEINTGRVAVGDVPRGTTTADPVSITVPEDVEPGRYRIPVTVSYVHTVSVEYSSVGAPKYNDISREETQYVTVRVPDDSRFELRGSATTAQIGDTGSFSVEVENTGTRTARDASVVLSSGTDELTFGSDSESSTGYVGVWESGTNETVDYTVSFDDDAALRNYSLTARIEYEDTDGIERTSKSMTVGLRPTREQSFTLRDTEATLRVGEDGTFQGTVVNDGPDAIRDPVVVLQSSNPNVDVESSEYALDDLAPDERGDFAFDVSVSDAASASTQQFNLSVRYRNDRGDTRRGDPLNERVVVEPRRDRFSVDAVNRTVVAGESTTLELRVTNEGDDPLRDVEAKAFVQAPLSSGDDEGILSTLAPGESKTIVIGLATGSNALEKSYPVSIDFQYELPDGDTRVSSTYQVPVTVERQQSGGFPFLPVTLGAAAVVAVGLFAWYRRDGGD; encoded by the coding sequence ATGTCATCCCCCTACCGGACCACGTTTCTCGTCGCACTCGTCGTCGTCTCGGCCGTCGCCGCCACCGGCATCGCCGCCGGGCAGTCCTCCTCGGGCACCGTCATCGGTCGCCCGAACCTCGACCTGTACACCTCGACCTCGGAGGTCGAACCCGGGACCGAGACCGAACTCGACCTCGTCCTCTCGAACGACGGACGACTGAGCCGCGGCGGTCCCTCCGAGTACGAGACCCGCGTCACCACTGCCCGCGCCACGTCCATCGAAGTCGAAGACGGGAACACGCCCTTCGAGATCAACACCGGGCGCGTGGCCGTCGGTGACGTGCCACGCGGAACCACCACGGCCGACCCCGTTTCGATCACGGTCCCCGAGGACGTCGAGCCCGGTCGGTACCGGATCCCGGTGACCGTCTCCTACGTCCACACCGTAAGCGTCGAGTACAGTTCGGTCGGTGCCCCCAAGTACAACGACATCTCACGCGAGGAGACCCAGTACGTCACTGTCCGGGTTCCCGACGATTCCCGGTTCGAACTGCGAGGTTCGGCAACGACCGCACAGATCGGAGACACCGGGTCGTTCTCGGTCGAGGTCGAGAACACGGGCACCCGAACCGCCCGCGACGCGAGCGTCGTCCTCTCCTCGGGGACGGACGAACTCACCTTCGGGAGCGATTCCGAGTCGTCGACCGGCTACGTCGGCGTGTGGGAGTCCGGGACCAACGAGACGGTCGACTACACCGTCTCGTTCGACGACGACGCAGCACTTCGGAACTACAGCCTGACCGCACGCATCGAGTACGAGGACACTGACGGCATCGAGCGCACCTCGAAGTCGATGACCGTCGGCTTGCGCCCCACCCGCGAACAGTCCTTCACCCTCCGCGACACCGAGGCGACCCTACGCGTCGGCGAGGACGGGACGTTCCAGGGGACCGTCGTCAACGACGGCCCGGACGCGATCCGTGATCCCGTCGTCGTGCTCCAGTCGTCGAACCCGAACGTCGACGTCGAGTCCAGCGAGTACGCACTCGACGACCTTGCCCCCGACGAGCGCGGCGACTTCGCGTTCGACGTGTCGGTGAGCGACGCCGCGAGCGCCAGCACCCAGCAGTTCAACCTCTCGGTGCGCTACCGCAACGACCGCGGCGATACCCGGCGCGGCGACCCGCTCAACGAACGGGTCGTCGTCGAACCACGTCGCGACCGGTTCAGCGTCGACGCGGTCAACCGGACCGTCGTCGCCGGGGAGTCCACGACGCTCGAACTCCGTGTGACCAACGAGGGCGACGACCCCCTGCGGGACGTGGAGGCGAAGGCGTTCGTCCAGGCCCCGCTGAGCAGCGGCGACGACGAGGGCATCCTCTCGACGCTCGCCCCCGGCGAGTCGAAGACGATCGTCATCGGCCTCGCCACCGGGAGCAACGCCCTGGAGAAGTCCTACCCGGTCTCGATCGACTTCCAGTACGAACTTCCGGACGGTGACACGCGTGTCTCCAGCACCTACCAAGTGCCCGTGACGGTCGAACGTCAGCAGTCCGGCGGCTTCCCGTTCTTGCCGGTCACGCTCGGTGCGGCCGCCGTCGTCGCCGTCGGCCTGTTCGCCTGGTACCGTCGCGACGGGGGCGACTGA